GGCAACTGGAAGGATGCGACCGAACGGACCGACTGCGAGCGCTGCGGCGACGAGTTCGAGTACTACCCCTCGGACAAGAGAGGCGTCTACTGTCGCGACTGCGTCCGCGAGGCCGACGAGTTCCTCGGGGACAGCTACGCCGAAGTGCACGATATCGAGCGCGTCGAACGGGAGTGCGAGTACTGTGGCGATTCGTTCTCGGTTCTGCCCTGTGCGATACGTGACGGTGGCGTGCGCTTTTATAGTCGGGACTGTCTGAGTGACGCACTCTACGACGGCGGAAGCAATTCTGGAGCGTACAGCGGTGACTGGTACCGAGTGAGGCGCCGGGCGCTCGACCGTGACGACCATCGATGTCAGCACTGCGGGAAAGAGCGCGAGGAGATCGGTCGCGAACCGGACGTCCATCACATTACACCGATCCGTACGTTCGACGACCCACAGAGGGCGCATTCGGTCGATAACGTCGTGGCGCTCTGTCGGAGTTGTCACCTACGCGCCGAGTCAGGAGAGATTTCGGCCACGGAAATCCGACCGGAGTGACCGTCGCACGATGCCGGAACGAATAAAATGACTCGGCGATAATGGTGAATCGAAGTCCCGTGGTGTAGTGGCCAATCATATGGGCCTTTGGAGCGACACGGCGTACGCGACCCATTCATACGCCGTGTTGCGGAGCGAGCCTATGACAGCGGTTCGAATCCGCTCGGGACTATGACAAAAAATTACACTTCTTCCGAACCTGAGTCTTGAGGTGCGACGGGTCACTCTGGTAGCGTTCGTGCCGCTCAGACCGGTTCGTGCGTCGCCCGATACCCTTCGTCGGTCGACTCGACGGACTCGACTTCGTAGAAGCGGATCTCGCGTTCCTGCTTCGTCCTGACCGGGAAGTCGTAGTGGACGGCGTCGTAGCCGAGGTCGTCGCCTTCGGCTCGAACGTCGGCGACGAACTGGCGGTGTCGGTCGAGGCGTTCGGCGACGACCGACCGGGACAGTGCGGACGCGTCGGCCACCGCGTCGTCGAACACCTCGGCGAAGGCGGCTTCGCGCTCGTAGCCGACGGAGTCGCGGCCGGCGACGAGTGCGGCCAGCGAGGTGGTGCCGGTGCCCCAGAACGGATCGAGGACGGTGTCGCCGTAGGCCGAATACATGTTGACGAG
This DNA window, taken from Halosimplex litoreum, encodes the following:
- a CDS encoding HNH endonuclease, which encodes MPDCPTCGTSLSSEAGKRQHHAKVHGEYLPNRTCEDCGTDFYDPKARLAYCDDCDPNAGENNGNWKDATERTDCERCGDEFEYYPSDKRGVYCRDCVREADEFLGDSYAEVHDIERVERECEYCGDSFSVLPCAIRDGGVRFYSRDCLSDALYDGGSNSGAYSGDWYRVRRRALDRDDHRCQHCGKEREEIGREPDVHHITPIRTFDDPQRAHSVDNVVALCRSCHLRAESGEISATEIRPE